A portion of the Lysinibacillus timonensis genome contains these proteins:
- a CDS encoding PadR family transcriptional regulator, translated as MSNLLDSLMTELRRGTLTLAVLSQLQTKQYGYSLVQLLEQSGISIEQSTLYPLLRRLEKQELVESLWDTTESRPRKYYILTNFGLEIYEKLKTEWLVNSQQLYQLLKENEDESN; from the coding sequence ATGAGTAATCTGCTGGACTCATTAATGACCGAGTTAAGAAGAGGAACGTTAACATTAGCCGTCTTGAGTCAATTACAAACAAAGCAATATGGCTACTCGCTTGTCCAACTACTAGAGCAATCGGGAATTTCGATTGAACAAAGCACGTTGTACCCGTTGTTACGCAGATTGGAAAAGCAGGAGTTAGTTGAAAGTCTTTGGGATACGACAGAATCTAGACCGCGCAAATACTACATTTTAACGAATTTTGGATTAGAAATCTATGAGAAGCTGAAAACAGAGTGGCTTGTGAATTCACAACAACTTTATCAATTATTAAAGGAGAATGAGGATGAATCTAATTGA
- a CDS encoding glutathione peroxidase: MKFYDYLAKKTNGDIVSMQTYKGKVTLIVNTANHCQFTYQFDDLQKLYEKYQSQGFTVLGFPSNQFANQNPETGLETERTCQLNYGVKFPIYDVVDVNGDHTHPLFNYLKHAVDARPIDKSNMQEAILMDMISQQYPTYLLDNNIRWNFTKFLIDAQGNVIQRFEPDDSIIDIERKIEQLL; the protein is encoded by the coding sequence ATGAAGTTTTATGATTATTTAGCAAAGAAAACAAATGGTGACATCGTTTCAATGCAAACGTATAAAGGGAAAGTAACTCTCATCGTCAATACAGCGAATCATTGTCAATTTACATATCAATTTGATGATTTACAAAAACTATATGAAAAGTATCAATCTCAAGGTTTCACCGTATTAGGATTCCCGAGCAATCAATTTGCAAATCAAAACCCTGAAACCGGATTAGAAACAGAACGTACTTGTCAATTGAACTATGGGGTAAAGTTCCCCATTTATGATGTTGTAGATGTGAATGGAGATCATACACATCCCTTGTTTAACTACTTAAAACATGCTGTTGACGCACGTCCAATCGATAAATCAAATATGCAAGAAGCAATTCTAATGGATATGATTTCACAACAATATCCAACTTACCTACTAGATAATAACATTCGATGGAATTTTACAAAGTTTTTAATTGATGCTCAAGGTAATGTTATCCAACGCTTTGAACCAGATGATTCAATCATTGATATCGAAAGAAAAATAGAGCAGCTTTTATAG
- a CDS encoding DUF779 domain-containing protein, which yields MEKVIATEAATKLIQQLQGQHGELIFVHSEGCCDGTSPICMTAGDFYLGSRDEQIGEVIGVPYYMHNSNFSYWQHLQIVIDVTDGMGNSFSLESTENKSFIIRAKTISET from the coding sequence ATGGAAAAAGTCATTGCGACAGAAGCAGCCACAAAACTGATTCAACAGTTGCAGGGACAGCATGGTGAACTGATTTTCGTTCATTCTGAAGGTTGCTGTGATGGAACGTCACCGATTTGTATGACGGCTGGTGACTTCTATCTTGGCAGCCGGGATGAACAAATTGGAGAAGTTATAGGTGTGCCCTACTATATGCACAATTCGAACTTTTCTTACTGGCAGCACTTGCAAATTGTGATTGATGTTACGGATGGCATGGGCAATTCCTTTTCCCTTGAAAGTACGGAAAACAAATCCTTTATCATCCGCGCTAAAACAATATCAGAGACATAA
- a CDS encoding helix-turn-helix domain-containing protein: MKSKKYNISVEATLEVIGGKWKCVILCHLTHGKKRTSELKRLMPDITQKMLTQQLRELEEDGVINRIVYNQVPPKVEYELSEYGRSLEGILNALCNWGEHHIIKVYGDTAGILEENVLNEHLK, translated from the coding sequence ATGAAAAGTAAGAAATACAATATATCCGTTGAGGCAACATTGGAAGTAATAGGCGGAAAGTGGAAATGTGTGATTCTATGCCACCTAACGCATGGAAAGAAACGAACAAGCGAATTGAAACGTCTGATGCCAGATATCACACAGAAGATGCTAACGCAGCAATTGCGCGAGTTAGAAGAAGATGGCGTTATTAATCGAATTGTTTATAATCAAGTTCCACCTAAAGTAGAGTATGAGTTAAGTGAATATGGACGGAGCTTAGAAGGCATTTTAAATGCTCTTTGCAATTGGGGAGAACATCATATTATCAAAGTCTATGGCGATACAGCAGGAATCCTGGAAGAGAACGTATTAAACGAACATTTAAAATAA
- a CDS encoding YitT family protein, whose product MKNMIAIIGSLIVGFGFNFFLVPYEILSGGISGIAILIGLVTPFDIGIMNFLLNLPLLILGYYKLGKAITINTLICVASLSAFLYLLPVVQVTDNILLSTIFGGIISGIGVGLILKYSGTSGGLDIIAIIVSRVSNFSVGLLLTGMNGVIVLISGAAFNWNIALYTLLSIYLSGLVIDKIHTNNIKVTMQIVTSKGESIREELLKSIYRGITITEGYGGYTKEKKQILMMVVTRYETFQIKEIVRQYDKQAFINIFQTIEVDGAFVKN is encoded by the coding sequence ATGAAAAATATGATTGCGATCATCGGTTCATTGATTGTAGGATTTGGTTTTAATTTCTTTTTAGTTCCCTATGAGATTTTAAGTGGCGGCATCAGTGGTATTGCCATTTTAATCGGGTTAGTTACACCCTTTGATATAGGTATCATGAACTTCTTGCTGAATCTACCTTTGCTTATCTTAGGTTACTATAAGCTCGGAAAAGCAATTACAATCAATACGCTCATTTGTGTTGCTTCATTATCTGCTTTTTTATATTTGTTACCAGTCGTTCAAGTGACTGATAATATCCTATTGTCAACCATTTTTGGTGGTATTATAAGTGGTATTGGCGTAGGTTTGATTTTAAAGTATTCCGGCACTTCAGGTGGGTTAGATATCATTGCGATTATTGTTTCTAGAGTAAGTAACTTTAGTGTGGGTCTTCTTCTAACAGGCATGAATGGGGTCATTGTCTTAATTTCTGGCGCTGCATTTAATTGGAATATTGCCTTATATACACTGTTATCTATTTATTTATCTGGATTAGTAATTGATAAAATTCACACTAATAACATCAAAGTAACAATGCAGATTGTCACTTCTAAGGGAGAAAGTATTCGAGAAGAGCTATTGAAGTCCATCTACCGTGGAATTACAATTACAGAAGGATATGGTGGATACACGAAAGAGAAAAAGCAAATCTTAATGATGGTTGTTACACGATATGAAACTTTCCAAATTAAAGAGATTGTCCGTCAATATGACAAGCAAGCATTTATTAATATATTTCAAACAATTGAAGTGGACGGTGCATTTGTTAAGAATTAG
- a CDS encoding staygreen family protein, which translates to MSKFNPEKLLVEYKDGVTATSLVIPRRYTLTHSDETGDLFLTIGTHYAWDKVNLTMRDEVLGEWLTNGQFLYYYVILYIDQGEYDPTTSARRTKIFRRELPLALTAIRYGDRFLFNLSPPLYDAPIIVHFISSYPQLARLENWGTFKRFSTNNFSKS; encoded by the coding sequence TTGAGTAAGTTTAATCCAGAAAAACTATTAGTAGAATATAAAGACGGAGTTACTGCTACGAGCCTTGTTATACCAAGACGCTACACCCTCACCCATTCTGATGAAACAGGAGACCTATTTTTAACCATCGGCACTCATTATGCTTGGGACAAAGTTAATTTAACTATGCGCGATGAAGTATTAGGTGAATGGCTAACCAATGGGCAATTTTTATATTATTATGTAATCTTATATATTGATCAGGGAGAATACGACCCTACTACTTCAGCAAGACGTACGAAAATATTCCGTCGTGAATTACCGCTTGCTTTAACAGCCATTCGATACGGAGACCGATTTTTATTCAATCTTTCCCCTCCCCTATATGATGCTCCCATCATAGTGCACTTTATATCCTCTTATCCTCAATTGGCTAGACTGGAAAATTGGGGAACTTTTAAGCGTTTTTCTACTAATAATTTTAGTAAAAGCTGA
- a CDS encoding aldehyde dehydrogenase family protein, giving the protein MIYANPNTEGSLVQFKEQYQNFIGGEWVAPVKGQYLEVISPVTGKVFTTVPRSSAEDVELALDAAHAAKDAWGSTTVAYRSQILNKIADRIEDNLEMIAVAETWDNGKAVRETLAADMPLVVDHFRYFAGVIRAQEGGISEINGDTVAYHFHEPLGVVGQIIPWNFPLLMAAWKIAPALAAGNCIVMKPAEQTPASISVLLELIQDLLPKGVLNIVHGTGLEVGKPLATNPRIAKIAFTGSTAVGRSIMQYATENIIPVTLELGGKSPNIFFPDVMDADDEFLDKTIEGFVLFALNSGEICTAPSRALVHESIYDKFMERVMERIKAIKIGNPLDTETMMGAQASKQQLDKILSYIEIGKEEGAELLIGGHRNVLEGELAEGYYVAPTVFKGTNNMRIFQEEIFGPVLSVTTFKDFDEAIAIANDTVYGLGAGVWSRSGEIAYRAGRAVQAGRVWTNTYHQYPAHAAFGGYKQSGIGRENHLMMLSHYQQTKCILVGYNKGSMGFF; this is encoded by the coding sequence ATGATATATGCAAATCCAAATACAGAAGGTTCTTTAGTTCAATTTAAAGAGCAATACCAAAACTTTATCGGTGGCGAATGGGTAGCACCAGTTAAAGGACAATATTTAGAAGTAATTTCACCCGTAACAGGTAAAGTATTTACAACTGTACCTCGCTCTTCAGCTGAAGACGTTGAGTTAGCACTAGATGCAGCACATGCAGCAAAAGATGCTTGGGGTAGCACAACAGTTGCTTACCGTTCACAGATTTTAAATAAAATCGCAGACCGCATTGAAGATAACTTAGAAATGATCGCAGTGGCAGAAACTTGGGATAATGGGAAAGCAGTTCGTGAAACATTAGCTGCAGATATGCCATTAGTAGTAGATCACTTCCGTTATTTTGCAGGGGTGATTCGTGCACAAGAAGGCGGTATTAGTGAAATCAATGGGGATACAGTTGCTTATCACTTCCACGAGCCACTAGGTGTAGTTGGACAAATTATCCCTTGGAACTTCCCGCTACTGATGGCAGCATGGAAAATTGCTCCGGCACTCGCTGCAGGTAACTGTATCGTAATGAAACCAGCTGAGCAAACACCCGCTTCAATCTCTGTATTATTAGAGTTAATTCAAGACTTATTACCAAAAGGTGTATTAAACATCGTTCATGGTACTGGTCTTGAAGTTGGGAAACCACTTGCTACGAACCCACGTATTGCAAAAATCGCGTTCACTGGTTCAACTGCAGTAGGTCGCTCAATTATGCAATATGCAACTGAAAACATTATTCCTGTCACATTAGAGCTTGGTGGTAAATCACCAAACATCTTCTTCCCAGACGTAATGGATGCAGATGATGAGTTCTTAGATAAAACAATTGAAGGTTTCGTATTATTCGCACTTAACTCAGGCGAAATTTGTACAGCTCCTTCTCGTGCCTTAGTTCATGAATCAATCTATGACAAATTCATGGAACGAGTGATGGAACGCATTAAAGCGATTAAAATCGGCAACCCACTAGACACTGAAACAATGATGGGTGCTCAAGCTTCTAAACAACAATTAGATAAAATCTTATCTTACATTGAAATCGGTAAAGAAGAAGGCGCTGAACTTCTAATCGGTGGTCACCGTAACGTTCTAGAAGGTGAATTAGCAGAAGGTTACTATGTAGCTCCAACTGTATTCAAAGGAACAAACAACATGCGCATCTTCCAAGAAGAAATCTTTGGTCCAGTATTATCTGTGACAACATTCAAAGACTTCGACGAAGCAATCGCAATTGCGAACGATACAGTATACGGCTTAGGTGCTGGTGTATGGTCTCGTAGTGGCGAAATCGCTTACCGCGCAGGTCGTGCCGTTCAAGCTGGTCGTGTTTGGACAAACACATACCACCAATACCCAGCACACGCTGCGTTCGGTGGATACAAACAATCAGGTATTGGTCGTGAAAACCACTTAATGATGCTTTCTCACTACCAACAAACAAAATGTATTTTAGTAGGTTACAATAAAGGATCTATGGGCTTCTTCTAA